The following proteins are co-located in the Polymorphospora rubra genome:
- a CDS encoding beta-L-arabinofuranosidase domain-containing protein produces MAQTEKLPISRRQVLQASAIGAAAVAAASTLPATAAQAAPAAEAGTGATPARPAAPGKGPGGTAPVRPFQLREVTLGDGLLQEKRDRMKNYLRQFDERRFLVLFNNQAGRPNPPGVSTPGGWENGGLLSGHWAGHFMTALAQSYADQGEPIFKSKLDWMVDELAACQAAITARMGTGGPGGEDPQAPQIGRVPGRFGSALRLNGPSQAQYVTLPQETISQLTSFTIATWVNLASAQNWSRLFDFGQNTTVNMFLTPRSGAAGNAPRFAITVGGTAQEQQINGDAALPIGQWVHLAVTLSQNTGTLYVNGQVAGSNTNMTLTPANLSNPANRWLGRSQYGDPFLDATLDEFHIFDRALSQPEIQSLQDSAAGSTSGGSIAWYRFDEEGGTTLKDSSPNGRDAGIVAADDGGSALWVPTHPGYLGAIPEDAVLRLGPPRWAIYGGNADTNTWAPWYTQHKIMRGLLDAYYHTDNAKALEVVTKMADWAHLALTIGDKNHPDYEGPLTRDNLNYMWDLYIAGEFGGANEVFPEIYQLTGDEKHLATAKTFDNRESLFGAAVENRDILVTTPETRPGRRRPDRLHANTHVPQFIGYLSVYEHTGDQEYFQAAKNFFGMVVPHRMFANGGTGGNYPGSNNNIEMFQNRGNIANAIAQGGAETCTTYNMIKLARNLFLHEHDATYMDYYERGLLNMILGSRSDSASVSNPQVTYFQPLTPGANRSYGNTGTCCGGTGIENHTKYQETIYFKSAQGNTLWVNLYAPSTLTWAEKGFTITQETTYPREDKVKLTVTGNGRLNLKLRVPGWTQRGFFVNLNGEPVNVNQKSGRYVTLSRTWTSGDVVEIRMPFSIRIERAVDRPDTQAVFWGPVVLQILGNPGGGSYRELSLYRYLKRDGDYGRSAITHASTNATGDKLFTTHDFTLRPYYIGDTQAASTYFRRVEPTIVFGTIDTGVPNHKRNDGLPNYDVPVTDIPSPGTDGPTFLDLLWDQAPFRNHGQFVSKVTELAEAFVAAGILTEAQATLVVSHAGRANRELAP; encoded by the coding sequence GTGGCCCAAACCGAGAAGCTCCCCATCAGCCGACGCCAGGTCCTCCAGGCGTCGGCCATCGGCGCGGCGGCGGTCGCCGCCGCGAGCACGCTCCCGGCGACCGCCGCCCAGGCGGCACCGGCGGCCGAGGCCGGAACCGGCGCGACCCCGGCGCGACCGGCCGCGCCCGGCAAGGGGCCCGGCGGCACCGCCCCGGTCCGGCCGTTCCAGCTGCGTGAGGTCACGCTGGGCGACGGCCTGCTCCAGGAGAAGCGCGACCGGATGAAGAACTACCTGCGGCAGTTCGACGAGCGGCGCTTCCTCGTGCTGTTCAACAACCAGGCCGGCCGCCCGAACCCGCCGGGGGTGTCCACGCCCGGCGGTTGGGAGAACGGCGGGCTGCTCAGCGGTCACTGGGCCGGCCACTTCATGACGGCCCTGGCCCAGAGCTACGCCGACCAGGGCGAGCCGATCTTCAAGAGCAAGCTCGACTGGATGGTCGACGAGCTCGCCGCGTGCCAGGCGGCGATCACCGCCCGGATGGGCACCGGCGGCCCCGGCGGCGAGGATCCGCAGGCGCCGCAGATCGGCCGGGTGCCGGGCCGGTTCGGAAGCGCCCTGCGCCTGAACGGCCCCAGCCAGGCCCAGTACGTGACGCTGCCCCAGGAGACGATCAGCCAGCTCACCAGCTTCACCATCGCCACCTGGGTGAACCTGGCGTCCGCCCAGAACTGGAGCCGGCTGTTCGACTTCGGTCAGAACACCACGGTCAACATGTTCCTGACCCCCCGCTCCGGCGCCGCGGGCAACGCCCCGCGGTTCGCCATCACCGTCGGCGGAACCGCCCAGGAACAGCAGATCAACGGCGATGCCGCGCTGCCGATCGGCCAGTGGGTGCACCTGGCCGTCACGCTGTCGCAGAACACCGGAACGCTGTACGTCAACGGCCAGGTGGCCGGCAGCAACACCAACATGACCCTCACCCCGGCCAACCTCAGCAACCCGGCCAACCGCTGGCTCGGGCGGTCGCAGTACGGCGACCCGTTCCTCGACGCCACCCTCGACGAGTTCCACATCTTCGACCGGGCGCTCAGCCAGCCGGAGATCCAGTCGCTCCAGGACTCGGCGGCCGGGTCGACCAGCGGCGGAAGCATCGCCTGGTACCGGTTCGACGAGGAGGGTGGCACGACCCTCAAGGACTCCTCGCCCAACGGCCGCGACGCCGGCATCGTGGCGGCCGACGACGGCGGCTCCGCGCTCTGGGTGCCGACCCACCCCGGCTACCTCGGCGCGATCCCGGAAGACGCGGTGCTGCGGCTCGGGCCCCCCCGGTGGGCCATCTACGGCGGCAACGCCGACACCAACACCTGGGCGCCCTGGTACACCCAACACAAGATCATGCGCGGTCTGCTCGACGCCTACTACCACACCGACAACGCCAAGGCGCTCGAGGTCGTCACCAAGATGGCCGACTGGGCCCACCTCGCACTGACCATCGGGGACAAGAACCACCCCGACTACGAGGGCCCCCTCACCCGCGACAACCTGAACTACATGTGGGACCTCTACATCGCCGGCGAGTTCGGTGGGGCGAACGAGGTGTTCCCCGAGATCTACCAGCTCACCGGCGACGAGAAGCACCTGGCGACCGCCAAGACCTTCGACAACCGGGAGTCGCTGTTCGGCGCCGCCGTGGAGAACCGGGACATCCTGGTCACCACCCCGGAGACCAGGCCCGGCCGCCGGCGCCCGGACCGGCTGCACGCCAACACCCACGTGCCGCAGTTCATCGGCTACCTGAGCGTCTACGAGCACACCGGCGATCAGGAGTACTTCCAGGCGGCGAAGAACTTCTTCGGCATGGTCGTCCCGCACCGCATGTTCGCCAACGGCGGTACGGGCGGCAACTACCCCGGTTCCAACAACAACATCGAGATGTTCCAGAACCGGGGCAACATCGCCAACGCGATCGCCCAGGGCGGCGCGGAGACCTGCACCACCTACAACATGATCAAGCTGGCCCGGAACCTGTTCCTCCACGAGCACGACGCGACCTACATGGACTACTACGAGCGCGGCCTGCTCAACATGATCCTCGGCTCGCGTTCGGACAGCGCGAGCGTCAGCAACCCGCAGGTCACCTACTTCCAGCCGTTGACCCCGGGCGCCAACCGCAGCTACGGCAACACCGGCACCTGCTGCGGCGGTACGGGCATCGAGAACCACACCAAGTACCAGGAGACGATCTACTTCAAGTCCGCCCAGGGCAACACGCTGTGGGTCAACCTCTACGCACCCTCGACGCTGACCTGGGCGGAGAAGGGCTTCACCATCACCCAGGAGACGACCTACCCGCGAGAGGACAAGGTCAAGCTGACCGTGACCGGCAACGGCCGGCTCAACCTCAAGCTGCGGGTGCCGGGCTGGACCCAGCGCGGCTTCTTCGTCAACCTCAACGGCGAGCCGGTGAACGTCAACCAGAAGTCGGGCCGGTACGTCACGCTGAGCCGGACCTGGACGTCCGGCGACGTCGTCGAGATCCGGATGCCGTTCAGCATCCGCATCGAACGGGCCGTGGACCGCCCCGACACGCAGGCGGTCTTCTGGGGTCCGGTCGTCCTGCAGATCCTCGGCAACCCCGGCGGTGGCAGCTACCGGGAACTGTCCCTCTACCGCTACCTCAAGCGGGACGGTGACTACGGCCGCTCGGCCATCACCCACGCGAGCACCAACGCGACCGGCGACAAGCTCTTCACCACCCACGATTTCACCCTGCGGCCCTACTACATCGGTGACACCCAGGCGGCCTCGACGTACTTCCGGCGGGTCGAGCCGACGATCGTCTTCGGCACGATCGACACCGGGGTGCCCAACCATAAGCGGAACGACGGCCTGCCGAACTACGACGTACCGGTGACGGACATCCCGTCGCCCGGCACCGACGGCCCGACCTTCCTCGACCTGCTCTGGGACCAGGCACCCTTCCGCAACCACGGCCAGTTCGTCTCGAAGGTCACCGAACTCGCCGAGGCGTTCGTCGCGGCGGGGATCCTCACCGAGGCGCAGGCGACGCTCGTCGTCTCGCACGCCGGACGGGCGAACCGGGAGCTCGCCCCGTAG